A portion of the Blattabacterium clevelandi genome contains these proteins:
- a CDS encoding ATP-dependent Clp protease ATP-binding subunit codes for MNHYRFFFSSTYSDENIENDSSTSSYGGFGGIRTGSNYYNNNRGTSSTIKRNTPVLDNFGIDLNYIAINGKLDPVVGRDKEIERVSQILSRRKKNNPLLIGEPGVGKSSIAEGLALRIVQKKVSRVLYNKRVVVLDLAILVAGTKYRGQFEERIKTIINESEKDANLILFIDEIHTMIGAGGTTGSLDASNIFKPALARGSIQCIGATTLNEYRQYIEKDGALERRFQKIIVPPSSEEETIEILKKIKEKYENHHNVIYTEESIKACVNLTVRYIVDRYLPDKAIDALDEAGSRVHIKNIKVPQEIVFLEKELENIREKKLKVVKSQKYEEAAHLRDTEKRIEKKLIKAQKSWENLSKENKEIVSEENVEEVVSMMSGVPVNRIAQAEMKKLNKMISILKEKIIGQDEAIEKIVKAVKRNRTGLKDPNSPIGSFIFFGKTGVGKTYLAKVFAKELFDSEESLVRIDMSEYMEKFSISRLIGAPPGYVGYEEGGQLTEIIRRKPYSVILLDEIEKAHHEVFNVLLQILDYGCVTDSLGRKVNFKNSVIIFTSNTDTQKLIEFGQKIGFYTQSKKSNDYKNILEKTLKRIFSPEFINRIDDIIIFNTLNQEDISKITHIELKKISIHMSYLGYKLILFPEVKDFIKEKGFNQEYGARSLKRIIEKFIKNPISECIISETLRKGDQITLKMNDKKDDIHISIQNQ; via the coding sequence ATGAATCATTATAGATTTTTTTTTTCTTCTACTTATTCAGATGAAAATATTGAAAATGACAGTTCCACTTCTTCTTATGGAGGATTTGGAGGAATTAGAACAGGATCTAATTATTACAACAACAATAGAGGAACTTCTTCTACTATAAAAAGAAATACTCCAGTATTGGATAATTTTGGAATTGATCTAAATTATATTGCTATTAATGGTAAATTAGATCCAGTAGTAGGAAGAGACAAGGAAATTGAACGAGTATCTCAAATATTGAGCAGGAGAAAAAAGAATAATCCTCTCCTTATAGGAGAACCAGGTGTAGGAAAATCTTCTATTGCAGAGGGTTTAGCTTTGCGAATTGTACAAAAAAAAGTTTCTAGAGTATTATATAATAAAAGAGTAGTTGTTTTAGACTTAGCAATTCTAGTTGCTGGAACTAAATATAGAGGTCAATTTGAAGAAAGAATAAAAACTATTATAAATGAGTCAGAAAAAGATGCAAATTTAATTCTTTTTATAGATGAAATTCATACGATGATTGGAGCAGGAGGAACAACTGGTTCATTAGATGCTTCTAATATATTTAAACCTGCTTTAGCTAGAGGATCTATTCAATGTATTGGAGCAACTACATTAAATGAATATAGACAATATATAGAAAAAGATGGAGCATTAGAACGTAGATTTCAAAAAATTATAGTACCACCTTCTTCAGAAGAAGAAACTATTGAAATTTTAAAAAAAATCAAAGAAAAATATGAAAATCATCATAATGTCATTTATACAGAAGAATCTATAAAAGCTTGTGTAAATTTAACTGTACGATATATTGTAGATCGTTATTTACCAGATAAAGCTATTGATGCACTTGATGAAGCTGGATCTCGTGTACATATTAAAAATATTAAAGTCCCCCAAGAAATAGTTTTTTTGGAAAAAGAATTGGAAAATATTCGGGAAAAAAAATTGAAAGTAGTTAAAAGTCAAAAATATGAAGAAGCTGCGCATTTACGTGATACGGAAAAACGTATAGAAAAAAAATTGATCAAAGCACAAAAATCATGGGAAAATTTATCCAAAGAAAACAAAGAAATAGTTTCTGAAGAAAACGTAGAAGAAGTAGTTTCTATGATGAGTGGAGTTCCAGTAAATAGAATAGCTCAAGCGGAAATGAAAAAATTGAATAAAATGATAAGCATTCTAAAAGAAAAAATAATAGGACAAGATGAAGCTATAGAAAAAATAGTGAAAGCAGTTAAAAGAAATCGAACAGGATTAAAAGATCCTAATTCCCCTATAGGATCTTTTATTTTTTTTGGAAAAACAGGAGTTGGAAAAACTTATTTAGCAAAAGTATTTGCAAAAGAACTTTTTGATTCAGAAGAATCATTAGTACGTATCGATATGAGTGAATATATGGAAAAATTTTCTATTTCTAGATTAATTGGAGCTCCTCCTGGTTATGTCGGATACGAAGAAGGGGGGCAGTTAACAGAAATTATACGTCGTAAACCTTATTCTGTTATTTTATTAGATGAAATAGAAAAAGCCCATCATGAAGTATTTAATGTTTTATTACAAATACTTGATTATGGATGTGTAACTGATAGTCTTGGAAGAAAAGTAAATTTTAAAAATTCTGTAATTATTTTTACCTCAAATACGGATACTCAAAAATTAATAGAATTTGGTCAAAAAATAGGTTTTTATACTCAATCAAAAAAATCAAATGATTATAAAAATATTTTAGAAAAAACTTTGAAACGTATTTTTTCTCCAGAATTTATAAATAGAATAGATGATATTATCATTTTTAATACTCTTAACCAAGAAGATATATCTAAAATAACTCATATAGAATTAAAAAAAATAAGTATTCATATGTCTTATTTAGGATATAAATTAATTCTATTTCCAGAAGTCAAAGATTTTATTAAGGAAAAAGGATTTAACCAAGAATATGGAGCCCGTTCATTAAAAAGAATAATAGAAAAATTTATAAAAAATCCTATATCGGAATGTATTATTAGTGAAACTTTAAGAAAAGGAGATCAAATAACATTGAAAATGAACGATAAAAAAGATGATATTCACATCTCTATTCAAAATCAATAA
- a CDS encoding AAA family ATPase: protein MDNKVFSYKTVLTIKYRPIKWNDIIGQNEVIIILKNAIKNSCLSQVLLFFGPKGVGKNICAKILSNELNSFSEVGSLYLNVFEISGFFNHPIEFIFEMIRKIFVYPKKGKYKILIINDIHLFSQESLNLLLKSIEKLPSHVLFIFCCSENNEILDSIILHSQVYNFKKISLKEIYFFLKKISEKECIQIEKEALFLISQYGNGSISKALYTFDRLTFYEEKKISKQLVMEKLGILDIDYYFKMIDYLLNEKISKILILLNQIFQNGVSSTTFISGLTNHFRNLLLSKNTDTIFILKYKKKTIIQSYIKQSKSLSYSFLMKALMICHNMEKESILSKNYRLTIEIYLIQLVNGFYFYKWNFNRDTSELKNKKIQFLKENWKFFIQKISEKINPIYLNSLKNEIQFQIFKSRIILIIPSKLENREFFLIQEDFIKYLRKKLNNPHLKFKTLTKKLDHFPKEQYNFLSKRNKFVDQLIEKLNLKFSSSIPKIPIE from the coding sequence ATGGATAATAAGGTTTTTTCTTATAAAACTGTATTAACTATAAAATATAGACCCATAAAATGGAATGATATCATTGGTCAAAATGAAGTTATCATCATTTTAAAAAATGCAATAAAAAATAGTTGTTTATCTCAAGTTTTATTATTTTTTGGACCAAAAGGAGTTGGAAAAAATATATGTGCGAAAATTTTATCCAATGAATTAAATTCTTTTTCAGAAGTAGGATCATTGTACTTGAATGTTTTTGAAATTAGTGGATTTTTTAATCATCCAATAGAATTTATTTTTGAAATGATAAGAAAAATTTTTGTATATCCAAAAAAAGGAAAGTATAAAATACTTATCATAAATGACATTCATTTATTTTCTCAAGAATCTTTGAACTTACTTTTAAAAAGTATTGAAAAACTTCCTTCACATGTATTATTTATTTTCTGTTGTTCAGAAAATAATGAAATACTAGATTCCATTATTTTACATAGTCAAGTCTATAATTTTAAAAAAATTTCTTTAAAAGAAATTTATTTTTTTTTAAAAAAAATTTCGGAAAAAGAATGTATTCAAATAGAAAAGGAAGCTTTATTTCTCATATCTCAATATGGAAATGGTTCAATTAGTAAAGCTCTTTATACTTTCGATCGACTTACTTTTTATGAAGAAAAAAAAATTTCTAAACAATTAGTAATGGAAAAACTAGGTATTTTGGATATAGATTACTATTTTAAAATGATTGATTATCTATTAAACGAAAAAATATCTAAAATATTAATATTATTGAATCAAATTTTCCAAAATGGAGTATCATCCACCACATTTATAAGTGGATTAACAAATCATTTTAGAAATTTATTATTATCTAAAAATACTGATACCATATTTATTTTAAAATATAAAAAGAAAACTATTATACAATCTTATATAAAACAATCAAAGAGTTTATCTTATTCTTTTTTAATGAAGGCTTTAATGATTTGTCATAATATGGAAAAGGAATCAATATTGAGTAAAAATTATAGATTAACAATAGAAATATATTTAATACAATTAGTTAATGGTTTTTATTTTTATAAATGGAATTTCAATCGGGATACTTCTGAATTAAAAAATAAAAAAATTCAATTTTTAAAAGAAAATTGGAAATTTTTTATACAAAAAATTTCCGAAAAAATAAATCCAATTTATTTAAATTCATTAAAAAATGAAATACAATTCCAAATTTTCAAAAGTAGAATAATTTTAATAATCCCTTCAAAATTAGAAAATAGGGAGTTTTTCTTAATCCAAGAAGATTTTATCAAATATTTACGTAAAAAATTAAATAACCCTCATTTAAAATTTAAAACTTTAACAAAAAAATTAGACCATTTTCCAAAAGAACAATATAATTTTCTATCTAAAAGAAATAAGTTTGTAGATCAATTGATAGAAAAATTAAATTTGAAATTTTCATCTTCTATACCAAAAATACCAATAGAATAA